From Vitis vinifera cultivar Pinot Noir 40024 chromosome 3, ASM3070453v1, the proteins below share one genomic window:
- the LOC100265159 gene encoding LOB domain-containing protein 38, which translates to MSCSGCRVLRKGCSENCMLRQCLEWIDSPEAQANATIFVAKFFGRADLMAFISTVPERQRPCLFQSLLFEACGRTVNPVFGAVGLLWTGNWHVCQSAVETVLRGGELAPLPEFLDLEGVETPVSEAYLAEEYLSKPGDTDYRLTDVNLRPKHGSATGMKIEETEERRPRTSPDDSATMTWENALGDEGNALRLFL; encoded by the exons ATGAGTTGCAGTGGCTGCAGAGTTCTTCGTAAAGGTTGTAGTGAGAATTGCATGCTTCGGCAGTGTTTGGAGTGGATTGACAGCCCTGAAGCTCAAGCTAATGCCACCATCTTTGTCGCCAAGTTCTTTGGTCGCGCCGATCTCATGGCCTTCATCTCCACCGTACCGGAGAGGCAACGTCCAT GCTTGTTTCAGTCTCTGTTGTTTGAAGCGTGTGGTCGGACGGTGAATCCTGTGTTCGGAGCGGTAGGGTTATTGTGGACGGGGAACTGGCACGTGTGCCAGTCGGCAGTGGAGACGGTGCTCCGTGGCGGCGAGCTAGCGCCGCTACCAGAGTTTCTCGATCTCGAAGGAGTTGAGACGCCGGTTTCCGAGGCATACTTGGCGGAGGAGTACCTTTCGAAGCCAGGAGATACTGATTACAGATTGACGGATGTCAATCTCCGACCAAAGCATGGTTCAGCAACGGGAATGAAGATTGAAGAAACGGAGGAGCGGAGACCGAGGACGTCTCCGGACGATTCTGCGACGATGACGTGGGAAAATGCTTTAGGAGATGAAGGAAATGCCCTGAGATTATTCCTTTAG
- the LOC104878822 gene encoding uncharacterized protein LOC104878822, producing MKMKVLLGFYLWVMLVVVVTGTAFMLPAFSTISTSSSTPDMNSPMMGSRMKGARSIRKLELGSYKPTTEQRKSNPGNLNLEDYHPIDPSPSSRAAITSGPIEHGTPIIPYIPNVPPPCPPKQDGGSSPPV from the exons ATGAAGATGAAGGTACTACTAGGGTTTTACTTGTGGGTTAtgctggtggtggtggtgactGGGACAGCCTTTATGTTGCCTGCCTTCTCCACCATTAGTACTTCTTCCTCTACGCCTG ATATGAATTCCCCCATGATGGGAAGTAGGATGAAAGGAGCACGATCTATCAGGAAACTGGAG CTGGGAAGCTATAAGCCAACCACTGAGCAGAGGAAGAGTAATCCAGGCAATCTGAATTTGGAAGACTACCACCCAATTGATCCATCTCCAAGTTCAAGGGCAGCAATAACATCTGGACCCATCGAGCACGGCACTCCCATTATCCCCTACATTCCAAACGTGCCACCTCCATGTCCTCCTAAGCAGGATGGTGGATCTTCTCCTCCTGTTTAA
- the LOC100242868 gene encoding QWRF motif-containing protein 2, whose product MMVAAISEAASTNRPNPKASSHTHDTHLRNPARPPLLPSEKDNGLVPKRPKSRQVSSRYMSPSPSTSASVPRRCSSPLISRSTNSTASSTPLPVAASSTSSSFPRSHSVDRRRPATAAPGSAGEVSAASRLLFTSTRSLSVSFQGEAFSLPISKAKAAPNLGNVRKGTPERRKPTPVRGSGAVDQVENSRPWPGRSRSVNVLARSFDCSVDRKKSIGSGIVVGSFQQSMIDESRRASFDGRLSLDLGNAELLKVTKQDPDGNSANDSSVPTDLTASDTDSVSSGSTSGLQECAGVSGRRSGPRGIVVSARFWQETNSRLRRLQDPGSPLSTSPGSRMAVAAKFIQSKKFPSDNPLASPRTMMSPIRGATRPASPSKLMASSMPVSSPIRASSPARLRNAVASPLSSSSSIAPSILSFSVDVRRGKMGENRIVDAHLLRLLYNRHLQWRFVNARADAALLVQRMRAERNLWNAWITISKLRDSVTSKRMKLQWLRRKLKLTSILKGQMAYLEEWALLERDHSSSLHGAIEALKASTLRLPVVGAIADIQSLKDAVGSAVDVMQAMASSICSLLSKVEEMNSLVVEIADVTAKERALLEQCRDFLSTLAAMQVKYSSLRTHILQLNRLPATSSLTTTLTTRI is encoded by the exons ATGATGGTGGCTGCCATTTCTGAAGCAGCTTCGACCAACCGACCAAACCCCAAGGCCTCCTCTCACACCCACGATACCCATCTTCGGAATCCAGCTAGACCTCCACTTTTGCCTTCTGAGAAGGACAATGGCCTCGTTCCTAAACGACCCAAATCGAGACAGGTCTCTTCCAGATACATGTCCCCATCACCTTCCACCTCCGCTTCTGTGCCCAGGCGCTGCTCTTCGCCGCTTATCAGCCGCTCCACGAATTCCACCGCCTCATCAACGCCATTGCCGGTGGCTGCGTCGTCGACGTCTTCTTCTTTTCCGCGGTCGCACTCCGTGGACCGGAGGCGGCCGGCCACGGCGGCGCCGGGTAGTGCCGGAGAAGTATCGGCGGCGTCGAGGCTGTTGTTCACTTCGACGCGGAGTTTGTCGGTCTCATTTCAAGGGGAGGCGTTTTCGCTTCCGATTAGCAAGGCTAAGGCGGCGCCGAATTTGGGTAACGTGAGGAAGGGAACGCCGGAGAGGCGAAAGCCGACGCCGGTGAGGGGTTCTGGAGCTGTGGATCAGGTTGAGAATTCGCGGCCATGGCCAGGGAGGTCCCGGTCGGTGAATGTACTAGCGAGAAGTTTCGATTGTAGTGTTgataggaagaaaagcattggATCTGGGATAGTGGTTGGGTCGTTTCAGCAATCAATGATTGATGAGAGTAGAAGGGCTTCATTTGATGGAAGATTGAGTTTGGATTTGGGCAATGCTGAGTTGTTGAAGGTAACTAAGCAAGACCCAGATGGCAATTCAGCTAATGACTCATCTGTGCCAACTGATCTCACTGCATCTGATACAGATAGTGTTTCCTCCGGTAGCACTTCAGGATTGCAAGAATGTGCTGGTGTTAGTGGTAGGCGAAGTGGGCCTCGAGGTATTGTCGTCTCGGCGAGGTTTTGGCAGGAGACTAATAGCCGGCTGAGGCGGTTGCAGGATCCAGGATCACCTTTGTCAACAAGCCCTGGTTCCAGAATGGCAGTGGCTGCCAAATTCATACAatcaaaaaaattcccaagtGATAACCCATTGGCCTCCCCTCGGACAATGATGTCCCCTATAAGGGGAGCTACTAGGCCTGCATCTCCGAGTAAACTTATGGCATCATCCATGCCTGTGTCGTCTCCAATAAGGGCATCATCTCCAGCCAGGTTGAGAAATGCAGTTGCTAGTCCTTTAAGTAGTAGTTCAAGCATTGCTCCTTCAATTCTTAGTTTCTCTGTTGATGTTCGGAGAGGGAAGATGGGGGAAAATCGGATTGTTGATGCACACTTGTTGAGACTTTTGTATAATCGGCACTTGCAATGGCGGTTTGTAAATGCAAGGGCAGATGCTGCCTTGTTGGTGCAAAGGATGCGGGCAGAG AGAAACCTATGGAATGCATGGATAACGATCTCAAAGCTACGCGACTCTGTCACCAGTAAGAGAATGAAATTACAGTGGTTGAGGCGAAAGCTGAAGCTAACTTCCATCCTCAAGGGGCAA ATGGCTTATTTGGAGGAATGGGCTCTTCTAGAAAGAGATCATTCTAGTTCTTTGCATGGAGCAATAGAAGCTTTGAAGGCCAGCACTCTCCGTCTTCCAGTTGTTGGAGCAATA GCAGATATCCAAAGCTTGAAGGATGCTGTTGGTTCAGCAGTTGATGTAATGCAGGCTATGGCATCCTCAATTTGCTCTCTTTTGTCAAAG GTGGAGGAAATGAACTCCTTGGTGGTCGAAATCGCTGATGTCACTGCAAAGGAGCGAGCTTTGCTGGAACAATGCCGAGACTTCTTGTCCACATTGGCAGCCATGCAG GTTAAATACAGTAGCTTGAGAACGCATATATTACAACTAAATCGCCTCCCGGCCACCAGCAGCCTGACAACAACCCTGACAACACGCATCTAA
- the LOC100263403 gene encoding BTB/POZ domain-containing protein NPY2, with translation MKFMKLGSKPDSFQTDGNSVRYVASELATDIVVNVGEVKFYLHKFPLLSKSECLQKLVAATNDGNSDEVHIPDIPGGPSAFEICAKFCYGMTVTLNAYNVVAARCAAEYLGMHETIEKGNLIYKIDVFLNSSIFRSWKDSIIVLQTTKSLLPLSEDLKVISHCIDSIASKASIDVSRVDWSYTYNRKKLPEENGTDPKWNGVGNRPVVPKDWWVEDLCELEIDLYKRVIMSIKTQAVISHEVIGEALKAFALKRLPGFSKGMIPNGDTAKFRSTVDTIVWLLPADKCSVSCSFLLKLLKAAIFMDSGERAKRELVRRIGQQLEEASVNDLLIRAPEGETARYDVDTVQQIVEEFLMQEQNAEIESTAAHELQEVRRPGILSDASKLMVAKLVDGYLAEIAKDPNLPLSKFVDLAELVSGFSRPAHDGLYRAIDMYLKEHPGISKSERKRICRLMDCKKLSVDACMHAVQNERLPLRVVVQVLFFEQVRATATSGSSTPDLPKGIKDLNSASHGSSRSVTTNTEEDWDAVATLEELKALKGELASLRLGNGVGASERNGGDSKGSIDKAAINKMKGLLMSKKIFTKLWSSKSGQGENSGSDSSGSSGSANPEEAKSTPSRNRRHSVS, from the exons GTATGTGGCATCAGAGTTGGCAACTGACATTGTGGTTAATGTAGGGGAGGTGAAGTTTTATCTGCATAAG TTTCCATTACTGTCCAAGAGTGAGTGCTTGCAAAAATTGGTTGCAGCCACAAATGACGGAAACAGTGATGAAGTCCACATTCCTGATATTCCTGGCGGGCCCTCTGCCTTTGAGATATGTGCCAAGTTCTGTTATGGTATGACTGTCACCCTCAATGCTTATAATGTTGTTGCAGCTCGTTGTGCGGCTGAGTATCTAGGGATGCATGAGACTATTGAGAAAGGGAACCTCATCTACAAAATTGATGTTTTCCTTAACTCTAGCATTTTTCGTAGCTGGAAGGATTCTATCATTGTTCTTCAAACCACAAAGTCTCTTTTACCATTGTCTGAGGACCTCAAGGTGATCAGCCACTGCATTGACTCTATAGCTTCCAAAGCTTCCATTGATGTTTCCAGGGTGGATTGGTCCTATACCTATAATCGGAAGAAGCTCCCAGAGGAAAATGGTACTGATCCAAAATGGAATGGTGTTGGAAACCGTCCAGTGGTTCCAAAGGACTGGTGGGTTGAGGACCTTTGTGAGCTTGAAATTGATTTGTACAAGCGTGTTATAATGAGTATCAAAACACAAGCAGTGATTTCTCATGAAGTGATTGGAGAAGCATTGAAAGCTTTTGCTCTCAAAAGGCTGCCAGGTTTCTCCAAGGGCATGATCCCAAATGGAGATACAGCCAAGTTTAGATCAACAGTAGATACAATTGTGTGGCTTTTACCTGCAGATAAATGCAGTGTCTCCTGTAGTTTCTTGCTCAAGTTGTTAAAAGCTGCCATTTTTATGGATTCAGGAGAGAGAGCAAAGAGAGAGCTGGTGAGGAGAATAGGGCAGCAACTGGAGGAAGCCTCTGTGAATGATCTCCTGATAAGAGCACCAGAAGGGGAAACTGCAAGGTATGATGTTGATACAGTACAGCAAATAGTAGAGGAGTTTCTGATGCAAGAGCAGAATGCTGAGATTGAATCAACAGCTGCCCATGAGCTTCAGGAAGTAAGAAGGCCAGGGATTTTATCGGATGCTTCCAAACTGATGGTGGCAAAGCTGGTGGATGGGTACCTTGCTGAAATTGCCAAGGACCCAAATCTACCTCTGTCAAAGTTTGTTGATCTAGCAGAGCTGGTCTCTGGTTTCTCTCGACCAGCTCATGACGGTCTATACCGAGCCATTGACATGTATCTCAAG GAGCACCCTGGGATCAGCAAGAGTGAAAGGAAGAGAATTTGCAGGCTGATGGACTGCAAGAAGCTATCAGTtgatgcatgcatgcatgcagtGCAGAATGAGAGACTCCCCTTGCGGGTAGTTGTGCAGGTACTCTTTTTTGAGCAGGTCCGGGCCACCGCTACATCAGGCAGCAGCACCCCTGACCTACCTAAAGGCATCAAGGATCTAAACAGTGCATCCCACGGCAGCTCAAGGTCAGTAACAACCAACACAGAAGAAGACTGGGATGCTGTGGCCACTCTGGAGGAGCTCAAGGCCCTCAAGGGGGAGCTAGCTTCCTTAAGGTTGGGCAATGGAGTGGGAGCAAGTGAGCGTAATGGTGGAGACAGTAAAGGCAGCATCGACAAGGCTGCCATTAACAAAATGAAAGGATTGCTCATGTCAAAGAAGATCTTCACCAAACTCTGGTCAAGCAAATCAGGACAAGGTGAGAATAGCGGATCAGATTCATCAGGGAGCTCTGGTTCTGCCAACCCAGAAGAAGCCAAATCCACACCCTCCAGAAACAGGAGGCATTCAGTCTCCTGA
- the LOC100253131 gene encoding ylmG homolog protein 1-2, chloroplastic, translating into MASQSLRLRLPTTNPTSSSPPIPSFHVSLPTLPPPPRPRRRLSLSPSTSSAVVEISRLFLTKLQQNFLPNAEEVAAIKSLRDTAVCAAAPLFFAAMRDRPRGYLNTPLTVVAAGMAKWLDIYSGVLMVRVMLSWFPNIPWERQPLSAIRDLCDPYLNLFRNIIPPVFDALDLSPLLAFSVLGVLGSILNNSMGMY; encoded by the coding sequence ATGGCTTCCCAAAGCCTCCGTCTCCGCCTCCCAACCACAAACCCCACCTCCTCCTCACCACCAATCCCATCATTCCACGTGTCCCTCCCCACCCTCCCACCACCTCCCAGGCCTCGCCGCCGCCTGTCGCTCTCTCCCTCCACCTCCAGCGCTGTTGTCGAAATCTCTAGACTCTTCCTCACTAAACTCCAACAAAATTTTCTCCCCAATGCCGAAGAGGTCGCCGCAATCAAGAGCCTCCGGGACACAGCGGTATGCGCGGCGGCGCCACTGTTCTTTGCTGCGATGCGGGACCGGCCGAGAGGGTACTTGAACACGCCGCTGACGGTGGTGGCGGCGGGAATGGCGAAATGGCTGGATATATACAGCGGAGTGTTGATGGTGAGGGTGATGCTGAGTTGGTTTCCAAATATTCCGTGGGAGCGGCAGCCATTGTCGGCGATCAGAGATCTGTGCGACCCGTATTTGAATCTGTTCAGAAATATTATTCCCCCGGTGTTTGATGCTTTGGATTTAAGCCCGCTGTTGGCATTCTCGGTGTTGGGTGTGCTGGGTTCCATTCTGAATAACAGCATGGGAATGTACTGA